TACAACGAGTAAATAATACCCAACAGAAAATTTACGTGTAGCAACAGTTGGACTTCATCACTTAAAATTGATTAAAGTTTATAGATAAAAAATAAGATGATTTCATTAGCACATGCGCTAAGAATAAAATATGGTCTACATAATGATCCTTCTGATGCTCAGATAAAGAAATGGGTTGATAGAGTTCATTTTTACATAGATACTGAAGGTAAGGCTGGAGAAGAATCTGGGCTGCTTGCTGCAAAGGAAGTTTTCTCAGAATACGGCTCTATGGCTTACTTCTCAGAAGCAGATACCATTTTAGCTTTGCTAGCAGCAGCAGAAAAAAAATGAATAAGTTGCTAGACTTTTTGCGAACAAATGCAAGTGTGTTATTTCCTATTATTACGTTTATTCTAGGTTTTCTATCTTCCAGATTCACGATGACGAAAAAAGAAACAAAAGATCTTGAGCAAAAGTTATTTGAGAACTCCAAAAATCTAATGCTTGCTCAAAATGATAGATTTCAAGATTTTTCATCTGTAATGCACAAATATGCAAGTAAACAAGGAGAACCGACATTAGATGACTTTTATGAAGTATCTACGACTGGAGAGAAGTATTTCTACCAGTTAAAAATTATTAGTGACGCGATTTTAGCAAATCAGGTAGATAAACGTTCACGAGATAATACTTTAATTCCTAAAGTGAGAGAAGCTGTCGAAAAAACTTTGCCCTCTTTCTATGATACCCTAACGAAAATATCTCAGAAACGTGGACTTAATTATACAGGTTGTCTGAAGCGGGAAAACTATGAAAGCTTATACAAGGTTTTAGAAAGATACAATTAAGTTAAGCATAGTTAGTTTTCTTTATTATAGTGTGATCACCAATCTCATAAAAATTATAGTGCGATCGCCAATTTCGTAAAATGCGGCAATGAAACGTAATACACCTAATTTTGTTTAGGGTATTATGCTAAACAGCAAGGTTAATATCATCAAAATCACCTAGATATCAGGAAACAGCGTATGCAAGCAATTTTTCTAAGCCGTCAGGAAGTTGCCCATCGTGCAAGACAATTGTACGAAACCAGCATCCGTCAAAAAGTGGAGACAGAAGAAAATATCGGCAAAATGGTAATCGTCGATATTGAAACAGGTGCTTACGAAGTTGATAAAAATGGCATAAAAGCAGCCCACAATCTGATGGCAAAACATCCCTATGCAAGACTGTTTGGCATTTGTATTGGATACAATGTTGCGGCTTCGTTGGGCGGTGTCATGGAGCGCGTCAATCAATGATTTCTGGTATTGTGACTGATCGACACGCTATCATTTCGTTGACATTTCTGCTGCCAAATAATTCTACATTCCCAATTGAATTTGTCGTAGATACAGGCTTCACCGACTATCTATGTTTACCACCAGAAGCAGTCAGTTTATTGGGGCTACCCTTTCTCTACGATCTACCCGTAAACTTGGCAGACAACAGCGAAGTTTTATTAGCAGTGCATGAAGCAATAATTATTTGGAATGGAGAAGAACGAGAAATCCGTGTACTAGCTACAGGACGAAGACCATTGCTTGGCACTGCTTTACTAGATGAACATGAACTTGTTGTACAGTTCACGGAAGGTGGACTGGTTACGATTGACGAATTGTAGAGTGATCGCAGCTTTAATGCATATTTCAAAAAATAAATACTTAAAAAATTTGAGACAAACTTATGACTACTAAAAAACAACGTTTTTCACAGATTGATTTGCGTAGTGCGTTGCAAATTATAGGGATTAATGAATTAAAAGAATGGCAAA
This genomic stretch from Pseudanabaena galeata CCNP1313 harbors:
- a CDS encoding clan AA aspartic protease; protein product: MISGIVTDRHAIISLTFLLPNNSTFPIEFVVDTGFTDYLCLPPEAVSLLGLPFLYDLPVNLADNSEVLLAVHEAIIIWNGEEREIRVLATGRRPLLGTALLDEHELVVQFTEGGLVTIDEL